From one Catenuloplanes nepalensis genomic stretch:
- a CDS encoding methyl-accepting chemotaxis protein, translated as MSGFLNLSVRTKLALLVAASLVALATCMTVTIISNRQAGEASDRLKHVNEASALVLRLDQLASEMKVNGLQSVIRATPAEQTDLLAASVAEAEDLLTQLDAIALSPGLESAVERIRTVYADYIQVITRFVASAVAEQSQARLSWEQNDVDNYLTSAVMDNERALFSATVEREDAARAAASNRALIIMWVTVVVAAVVLAAFAYLVVQSVVPPLSRVRAALAAMAAGDLTVAANVRSRDEVGQMAQALEEAQKDIRTVVAAVTEAAHSVAASADRISTTSSTMSQSASDASDQAHGVAEAAARVSSNVDAVANGTQEMGTAIREIAHNATEAARFAGQAVQVAETTTAQVGKLGESSEQIANVIKVITAIASQTNLLALNATIEAARAGESGKGFAVVAGEVKELAQETARATEDIARQVEAIQSDTSGAVAAIEEISHVIAQISAFQTTIAGAVEEQTATTTEMNRSIAAAAEGAAGIAANISGLATATEVTTSGVDQSQGAVTDLGTMARRLENLVSHFRY; from the coding sequence GTGAGCGGATTCCTGAACCTCTCCGTGCGTACCAAGCTCGCGCTGCTCGTCGCCGCGTCGCTGGTCGCGCTCGCCACCTGCATGACCGTGACGATCATCAGCAATCGTCAGGCCGGCGAGGCCAGTGACCGGCTGAAGCACGTCAACGAGGCCAGCGCGCTGGTGCTGCGCCTCGACCAGCTGGCCAGCGAGATGAAGGTCAACGGCCTCCAGTCGGTCATCCGCGCCACCCCGGCCGAGCAGACCGACCTGCTCGCCGCGAGCGTCGCCGAGGCCGAGGACCTCCTGACCCAGCTCGACGCGATCGCGCTGTCGCCCGGCCTGGAATCCGCGGTCGAGCGGATCAGGACGGTGTACGCGGACTACATCCAGGTGATCACGCGGTTCGTGGCCAGCGCGGTCGCGGAGCAGTCGCAGGCCCGGCTCTCCTGGGAGCAGAACGACGTCGACAACTACCTGACCAGCGCCGTGATGGACAACGAGCGCGCGCTGTTCTCGGCCACCGTCGAGCGCGAGGACGCGGCCCGCGCCGCCGCCAGCAACCGCGCACTGATCATCATGTGGGTCACCGTGGTCGTCGCGGCCGTGGTGCTCGCCGCGTTCGCGTACCTGGTCGTGCAGTCCGTGGTCCCGCCGCTGTCCCGGGTCCGCGCCGCGCTCGCCGCGATGGCCGCCGGGGACCTGACCGTGGCCGCGAACGTGCGCTCCCGCGACGAGGTCGGCCAGATGGCGCAGGCCCTCGAGGAGGCGCAGAAGGACATCCGGACCGTGGTCGCGGCCGTCACCGAGGCCGCGCACTCGGTCGCCGCGTCCGCCGACCGGATCTCCACCACGTCGAGCACCATGTCCCAGTCCGCGTCCGACGCCTCCGACCAGGCACACGGCGTCGCCGAGGCGGCCGCGCGAGTGTCCAGCAACGTCGACGCGGTCGCGAACGGCACCCAGGAGATGGGCACCGCGATCCGCGAGATCGCGCACAACGCCACCGAGGCCGCCCGCTTCGCCGGCCAGGCCGTGCAGGTCGCGGAGACCACCACCGCCCAGGTCGGCAAGCTGGGCGAGTCGTCCGAGCAGATCGCCAACGTGATCAAGGTGATCACCGCGATCGCCAGCCAGACGAACCTGCTCGCGCTGAACGCCACGATCGAGGCCGCCCGGGCCGGCGAGTCCGGCAAGGGCTTCGCCGTGGTCGCCGGCGAGGTCAAGGAACTCGCGCAGGAGACCGCGCGCGCCACCGAGGACATCGCCCGCCAGGTCGAGGCGATCCAGAGCGACACGTCCGGCGCGGTCGCCGCGATCGAGGAGATCAGCCACGTGATCGCGCAGATCAGCGCGTTCCAGACCACGATCGCGGGCGCGGTCGAGGAGCAGACCGCGACCACCACGGAAATGAACCGCAGCATCGCGGCGGCCGCCGAGGGCGCGGCCGGCATCGCCGCCAACATCTCCGGCCTGGCCACCGCGACCGAGGTGACCACGTCCGGCGTGGACCAGTCGCAGGGCGCGGTCACCGACCTCGGCACCATGGCCCGCCGCCTGGAGAACCTGGTCTCGCACTTCCGCTACTGA
- the chvE gene encoding multiple monosaccharide ABC transporter substrate-binding protein has translation MIRRWAAGLVLVLGLTGCGGGTAEVAAPDRGLVGIAMPTKESQRWIGDGENMVSQFSLLGYDTSLQYADDDTALQVSQIQQMIDDGAKALVIGAIDGTKLKDVLGAAAAAKVPVISYDRLIRGTNDIDYYATFDNFKVGVQQAGYIVQALRLSRGGGPYNLELFAGSSDDNNATFFFNGAMSVLQPYINDGILTVPSGETAFATVATQRWDGKVAKERMTRLLGSVYADERVDAVLSPYDGITRGIIEALTEGGYAPTALPVLTGQDAELESVKLIAAGQQGQTVYKDTRELAKVAVQMVNALVTGGEPMVNDVKQYNNGVKDVRTFLLQPVTVTKDNYQRVLVDGGYYTAAEIGV, from the coding sequence ATGATCCGGAGATGGGCGGCGGGCCTGGTGCTCGTGCTGGGACTGACCGGGTGCGGCGGCGGCACGGCCGAGGTCGCGGCGCCGGACCGCGGGCTGGTCGGGATCGCGATGCCGACCAAGGAGTCGCAGCGCTGGATCGGTGACGGCGAGAACATGGTGTCGCAGTTCTCGCTCCTCGGATACGACACGTCGCTGCAGTACGCGGACGACGACACGGCGCTTCAGGTGTCCCAGATCCAGCAGATGATCGACGACGGCGCGAAGGCGCTGGTGATCGGCGCGATCGACGGCACGAAGCTCAAGGACGTGCTCGGCGCGGCCGCGGCCGCGAAGGTGCCGGTGATCTCCTACGACCGGCTGATCCGCGGCACGAACGACATCGACTACTACGCCACGTTCGACAACTTCAAGGTCGGCGTGCAGCAGGCCGGCTACATCGTGCAGGCGTTGCGGCTGTCCCGCGGCGGCGGACCCTACAATCTTGAGCTGTTCGCGGGGTCGTCGGACGACAACAACGCCACGTTCTTCTTCAACGGTGCGATGAGCGTGCTGCAGCCGTACATCAACGACGGCATCCTGACCGTGCCGAGCGGTGAGACCGCGTTCGCGACCGTGGCCACCCAGCGGTGGGACGGCAAGGTCGCGAAGGAACGGATGACCCGGCTGTTGGGCAGCGTCTACGCGGACGAGCGCGTCGACGCGGTGCTCTCGCCGTACGACGGGATCACGCGCGGCATCATCGAGGCGCTGACCGAGGGCGGGTACGCACCGACCGCGCTGCCCGTGCTGACCGGGCAGGACGCGGAGCTCGAGTCGGTCAAGCTGATCGCGGCCGGCCAGCAGGGGCAGACCGTCTACAAGGACACCCGCGAGCTGGCGAAGGTGGCGGTGCAGATGGTGAACGCGCTGGTCACCGGCGGTGAGCCGATGGTCAACGACGTCAAGCAGTACAACAACGGCGTCAAGGACGTGCGCACGTTCCTGCTCCAGCCGGTGACCGTGACCAAGGACAACTACCAGCGGGTCCTGGTCGACGGCGGCTACTACACCGCCGCCGAGATCGGAGTCTGA
- a CDS encoding fumarylacetoacetate hydrolase family protein has translation MRLLRVGAAGAERPAMLDGDGVLRDLSGVIADVDPAFLAGGGPAEIPAGLPVLDADGLRIGPPVARIGKIVCIGLNYHDHAAETGAAAPAEPVVFMKAPDTVVGAYDDVLIPRGSVKTDWEVELAVIIGRTAAYLDSAEQAKEHIAGYAVVHDVSERAFQLERGGQWDKGKNCATFNPLGPWLVTADEVPDPQNLGLRLRVNGEVRQTGSTKDMIFGVYEVVRYLSQFMTLHPGDVINTGTPAGVALGQPEPKPYLRPGDVVELEIDGLGRQRQTFRAA, from the coding sequence GTGCGGCTGTTGCGGGTCGGGGCGGCCGGGGCGGAGCGGCCGGCGATGCTGGACGGCGACGGGGTCCTGCGTGATCTGTCCGGTGTGATCGCGGACGTCGATCCGGCGTTCCTGGCCGGTGGCGGGCCGGCGGAGATCCCGGCCGGGCTGCCGGTGCTGGACGCGGACGGGCTGCGGATCGGGCCGCCGGTCGCGCGGATCGGCAAGATCGTGTGTATCGGGCTGAACTACCACGATCACGCGGCGGAGACTGGCGCGGCGGCACCGGCCGAGCCGGTGGTCTTCATGAAGGCGCCGGACACCGTGGTCGGGGCATATGACGACGTGCTCATCCCACGCGGCAGCGTCAAGACCGACTGGGAGGTCGAGCTGGCCGTGATCATCGGCCGGACCGCCGCCTACCTGGACTCCGCCGAGCAGGCCAAGGAGCACATCGCGGGTTACGCCGTGGTGCACGACGTCTCGGAACGCGCGTTCCAGCTGGAGCGTGGCGGGCAGTGGGACAAGGGCAAGAACTGCGCCACGTTCAACCCGCTCGGGCCGTGGCTGGTCACCGCGGACGAGGTGCCCGACCCGCAGAACCTGGGCCTGCGCCTTCGCGTCAACGGCGAGGTGCGGCAGACCGGCTCCACCAAAGACATGATCTTCGGGGTGTACGAGGTGGTCCGTTACCTGTCGCAGTTCATGACGCTGCACCCGGGCGACGTGATCAACACGGGCACACCGGCCGGCGTCGCGCTCGGGCAGCCGGAGCCGAAGCCGTACCTGCGGCCCGGCGACGTCGTCGAGCTGGAGATCGACGGGCTCGGGCGGCAGCGGCAGACGTTCCGGGCGGCCTGA
- a CDS encoding SDR family NAD(P)-dependent oxidoreductase yields MDEFSGLSALVTGGASGIGLATARWLSARGAHVAVLDRDTEGLPDPLAGFVADVTDDAAVRTAVEAAADRLSGLDILVNNAGVGAVGTVEDNDDAEWAHVFDVNVTGMVRVSRAALPHLRESANAAIVNTCSMAAHVGLPQRALYSATKGAVQALTLAMAADHVHERIRVNCVNPGTADTPWVRRLLARTDDPDAALAALEARQPHGRLVTADEVAAAIAYLAGPNSGSTTGTVLSVDGGVHGLRLPPRG; encoded by the coding sequence ATGGACGAGTTCTCCGGCCTGTCCGCGCTGGTCACCGGCGGCGCCTCCGGCATCGGCCTGGCCACGGCCCGCTGGCTGTCCGCACGCGGCGCGCACGTCGCCGTGCTCGACCGCGACACCGAAGGGCTGCCGGACCCGCTGGCCGGATTCGTCGCGGACGTGACGGACGACGCGGCCGTGCGCACCGCGGTCGAGGCCGCGGCGGACCGGCTGAGCGGGCTGGACATCCTGGTCAACAACGCGGGCGTGGGCGCGGTCGGCACGGTCGAGGACAACGACGACGCGGAGTGGGCGCACGTCTTCGACGTGAACGTGACCGGCATGGTCCGGGTCAGCCGCGCCGCGCTCCCGCACCTGCGCGAGTCCGCGAACGCGGCGATCGTGAACACCTGCTCGATGGCCGCGCACGTGGGCCTCCCGCAGCGTGCGCTCTACAGCGCCACGAAGGGCGCGGTGCAGGCGCTGACGCTGGCGATGGCCGCGGACCACGTGCATGAGCGCATCCGCGTCAACTGCGTCAACCCGGGCACCGCGGACACGCCGTGGGTGCGGCGCCTGCTGGCCCGCACGGACGACCCGGACGCGGCGCTCGCCGCGCTGGAGGCCCGCCAGCCGCACGGCCGGCTCGTCACCGCGGACGAGGTCGCGGCCGCGATCGCCTACCTGGCCGGCCCGAACTCCGGCTCGACCACGGGCACGGTGCTCTCGGTCGACGGTGGCGTGCACGGACTCCGGCTGCCGCCGCGCGGATAA
- a CDS encoding acyltransferase family protein — protein sequence MVDTGLVRRVETGTAAGRDRAVDGLRAVAILGVVLGHWLVTAMVATGDGVSVASPLTYLGGMTWVSWVFQTLAVFFLVGGRAAALGYRRPYRTWLAGRLRRLFRPVVVLLAAWGVLTAGLLLAGAGGRTVHTVLTLVLSPLWFLLVFAGLTALTPLATRLHPAWPLLVVVAVDAIRLGFDGPAALVWVNIAAGWLVPFTLGARFFHRRYGWALLAGGAVATVALVRWGGYPASMVGVPGEFSNLNPPTLAAVTFGLAQCGAALLLHGPFDRLLRRSPRAWTTVAVVNLFAMTVFLWHQTAMLTVTGLTLLTAGPLPGLHTVPATPGWLAARLVWLPLFATALAGCWALFHRAELARQAARPGLASSGDRDRAGRVAS from the coding sequence ATGGTGGACACGGGGCTGGTGCGGAGGGTGGAGACCGGGACGGCGGCGGGGCGGGACCGGGCGGTGGACGGGCTGCGGGCGGTCGCGATCCTCGGCGTGGTGCTGGGGCACTGGCTGGTGACCGCGATGGTGGCGACCGGGGACGGCGTGTCCGTGGCGAGCCCGCTGACGTACCTCGGCGGGATGACCTGGGTCTCCTGGGTCTTCCAGACGCTCGCCGTGTTCTTCCTGGTCGGCGGCCGGGCCGCGGCGCTCGGATACCGGCGGCCCTACCGGACGTGGCTGGCCGGGCGGCTCCGGCGGCTGTTCCGGCCGGTGGTGGTCCTGCTCGCGGCGTGGGGGGTGCTCACCGCGGGGCTGCTGCTGGCCGGGGCCGGTGGGCGGACCGTCCACACCGTACTCACGCTGGTGCTGTCGCCGCTGTGGTTCCTGCTCGTCTTCGCGGGCCTGACCGCGCTGACGCCGCTCGCCACGCGCCTGCATCCGGCGTGGCCGCTGCTGGTCGTGGTGGCCGTCGACGCGATCCGGCTCGGGTTCGACGGGCCCGCGGCGCTCGTCTGGGTCAACATCGCGGCCGGCTGGCTCGTCCCGTTCACGCTGGGCGCACGATTCTTCCATCGGCGGTACGGGTGGGCGCTGCTCGCCGGCGGCGCGGTGGCCACGGTCGCGCTGGTGCGGTGGGGCGGATATCCGGCGTCGATGGTCGGCGTGCCGGGCGAGTTCTCCAATCTGAACCCGCCGACGCTGGCCGCGGTCACGTTCGGCCTGGCCCAGTGCGGCGCGGCGCTGCTGCTGCACGGGCCGTTCGACCGGCTGCTGCGGCGGTCGCCGCGCGCGTGGACGACGGTGGCGGTGGTGAACCTGTTCGCGATGACCGTGTTCCTGTGGCACCAGACCGCGATGCTGACGGTCACCGGCCTGACGCTGCTGACCGCCGGCCCGCTGCCCGGCCTGCACACGGTGCCCGCGACGCCGGGCTGGCTCGCGGCGCGGCTGGTGTGGCTGCCGCTGTTCGCGACGGCGCTCGCGGGATGCTGGGCGCTGTTCCACCGCGCCGAACTCGCCCGGCAGGCGGCCCGCCCCGGACTCGCGTCCTCCGGCGACCGGGACAGAGCCGGCCGGGTCGCTTCGTGA
- a CDS encoding proline racemase family protein: MIGDRVMTEDYHTGGEPFRIVADPPVRIDGGTVAERRVLAMNDPAVDRLRQVLCHEPRGHADMYGGFIVPPDDPGARLGVLFWHKDGFSTACGHGTIALGAWAVRTGRVEAPADGATDVVIDVPSGRVTARVHTASGRVTAVDFVSVPSFVVAPAVTVITSRGPVEATVSYGGALYAQLPAASVGQGVRPEDLTALIAIGREIKAGLTDHPAARHPSDARLSGIYGVIFHEEVAGPRHQRNVTIFADGEVDRSPCGSGTAARVATLAASGLLAPGEELLHESIVGSRFTARYTTQGDAVLPVITGIAYPTGTHEFVIDPDDPMTPGFVLR; the protein is encoded by the coding sequence GGCGGAGCGGCGCGTCCTCGCGATGAACGACCCGGCGGTGGACCGGCTGCGGCAGGTGCTGTGCCACGAACCGCGCGGACATGCGGACATGTACGGCGGTTTCATCGTGCCGCCGGACGATCCGGGCGCGCGGCTGGGCGTGCTGTTCTGGCACAAGGACGGGTTCTCGACCGCGTGCGGGCACGGCACGATCGCGCTGGGTGCGTGGGCGGTGCGGACCGGGCGGGTCGAGGCCCCGGCGGACGGCGCTACCGACGTGGTGATCGACGTGCCGTCAGGGCGGGTGACCGCGCGCGTGCACACGGCGTCCGGCAGGGTCACCGCGGTCGACTTCGTCAGCGTGCCGTCGTTCGTGGTGGCGCCGGCGGTCACGGTGATCACGTCGCGCGGGCCGGTCGAGGCGACGGTGAGTTACGGCGGGGCGCTGTATGCGCAGCTCCCGGCCGCTTCGGTCGGGCAGGGGGTGCGGCCGGAGGACCTGACCGCGCTGATCGCAATCGGGCGGGAGATCAAGGCCGGGCTGACAGATCATCCGGCGGCACGCCACCCCTCGGACGCGCGGCTGAGCGGGATCTACGGCGTGATCTTCCACGAGGAGGTCGCCGGGCCGCGGCATCAGCGCAACGTGACGATCTTCGCGGACGGTGAGGTCGATCGGTCGCCGTGCGGGTCCGGGACCGCGGCGCGGGTGGCGACGCTGGCCGCGTCCGGACTGCTCGCGCCGGGCGAGGAGCTGCTGCACGAGTCGATCGTGGGATCACGGTTCACCGCGCGCTACACCACGCAGGGTGACGCGGTGCTGCCGGTGATCACCGGCATCGCCTATCCGACGGGTACGCACGAGTTCGTGATCGATCCGGACGACCCGATGACGCCCGGGTTCGTGCTGCGATGA